CAAAGTGAAAAAGGGTGGAAGCTGGATACGACAAAAGAAAGTATGACGTGCACACAATTGGTGTTCACTACAGGAAGTAATCCGAAAATATGGCAAATGATGGGGGAGTTAGGACACCGTTTGGTTGAACCTGTCCCGTCTTTATTTACCTTTAATATCAAAGATAAGCGTATTCAAGATTTAATGGGCGTTTCTACAGAAGCATCTATTAAGGTAAAAGGAACAAAGTTAGAAGCTACGGGACCTTTATTAATTACCCATTGGGGAATGAGCGGTCCTGGTATTTTGCGTCTATCGGCTTGGGGTGCTCGAATCCTAGCAGAGAAAAATTACCAGTTTCACATTGTAGTCAATTGGCTGCCAACGGTAGATCGAGAAGATTTATTGGAACAATTGAAAGACTTCAAACATGAACATGCCAAGAAAATGGTAATGAAAAGAGGGTTGTTTGATTTTCCAACTCGTCTGTGGGAACGATTAGTGCAAGCAGCACAAATTGAAGCAACACAAACTTGGGCGGATGTCAATAACAAACAAATGCAAGCCCTTATGCTTCAATTACAAGAAGGAGAGTTTCAAGTAAATGGGAAAAGCACCTTCAAAGAGGAGTTTGTAACAGCTGGTGGCATTGATCTGCGCGATGTCAATTTTAAAACAATGGAAAGTAAAATCAACACAGATTTATACTTTGCAGGTGAAATTCTCAATATTGATGCAATTACAGGTGGATTTAATTTTCAAAATGCTTGGACAACTGGTTTCTTAGCGGCTCAAGCAATTGCCTCAAAATTTTAAAAGAACAACATGAAATTCAACTATTATAATACAAGTAGTAGTATACTACTTTTGATCCTGTGTTTAGGCCCTTTCTTATCCATTGGAATTTTTTTCCTCTTGGTTGCTACGGGCATCGTTAAATTTGTTGCGTTCCTACTATTCTTCTTGTTTTTTGTTTTTTTGTACAAAGTGCTCTTCATGAAAGTGACGATTGACGAAAATGGGGTGAGCTATAAAAGCTTGTTTAAGGAAAAATTTTTACCCTGGTCAGAGATTAAAGATGTTTTAATTGTTGTTCGAGAACGTCGTTCTATTCCAGATTATTATAAGTTAGAAGAGTGGATGCAAGCGGGACGCTCAGGGAAAAGTTATTTTTTACTGTTCCGAACATCAACCGAATTCCCTGCAAATCCGATGTTTATGTTTAGTGCTCCGATTGATGAGGACTATATCAGTGTACAGTGTAGAAAGGAAGTAATTGAAAAAATTAATCAATATTATTACCGTTCTTAATCTTATCTTAAATAAAATATAATTGGTGATAACATTGTTAATAAGTTTATTTTGTTTTGGTAGTGTATGCAAGTATTTTGCGTTCCTTTGGCAAACACACAACGAATAAATTAGACTACTTCAAGTATGATTTAAAGATGTATGTAATTTTGTAAGTGCTAATAGAAATATGGAAGGTATCCCCTTCCATATTTTTTTTATTCTTTCGTAAAAGGATGATAAGCCACAGCTAATGAACGTTGATACGCTTTAATAAATCGCGTGATCACCGTTAAGGTTGATAGACCAACTAGTGTTTTTAAATACCAATTCTCAAACGGAATAAAGATGAAAATTAAAACAAGTGCACTAATTGTAGCATACATTCGAATGTTGTAATTTCTAGTCTTAATAGGGTGTTTGTACAATAACATAAAAACAAATAAGACAATAATTGTACTACCTAAGAGAAATAAAAATTCTCTCCAATTGGAATTGGTGAAAATCGAATAACCAATGGCAATAATACCGGAAAGCGAAGCTAAGATCCAATTGGTGTAATCCCAAAGGTTAATTGGGTTGCTTACGCGCAGTTGGACGGCTAAATTTTCAGTTAGTTGTACGGTTAGTTGTTTGGCTTCTTTGATTTCTGCGAGAGAAATATGTTGTAAGGTATGCCCATCTGTAATAAACAGCTCTGGGGTGTGATCATCTAAAGCTATACTAGACGAAGTAGTGCAATCTAGCTCTTTGATCAAATTCGTCCCTGAATAAATGGAAATGGATTGGATCCCCTTCAATTTATTTTCAGTGGTCGTTGTAAGGTGTAATTTAACCATGTTTTCTGAGTTTGTGGGTTCGGTGTAGAGCGAATATAATATATGTTTATATAATATCCAATATTGAACTATTTTTTTTGCAATAAATACATAAAAACTGTACGGATAGTGTAATAAAAAATGTGAAAGATTTGGTTATGTGTAGTTTTGGAGGATGTGGGGAAGAAAACTCGGTATGTGATAAAAAGGTAGTATTTTTGTCAAAATTTTGAAAGGAATGACAAGCGCAACTGATTTTATTTTCGATGCAACTGCAACAAAAGGACAACTAGTAGAACAAGGAACATTTACCTGGAGTGCTCCAAGTAATATTGCTTTAGTGAAATATTGGGGGAAAAAAGAGCACCAGATTCCCGCAAATCCATCATTGAGTTTTACTTTGAGTAATTGCAAGACAATTACCACGTTAGAATTTAAAAAGAAAGAAAGTAAAGGCATTACTTTCGATTTGTTATTTGAGGGGCAACCCAAGGAAGATTTTAAACCGAAAATTCAAAAATTCTTTGAGCGTATTTTATCCTATTGCCCGTATATTGAAAATTATCACTTCACTATCGATACTACAAATACATTTCCTCATAGTTCGGGAATTGCATCTTCTGCCTCCGGAATGGCTGCTTTGTCGATGAATATCATGTCGTTAGAACAAGTATTAAGCCCTGCGATGACACAAGATTATTTCTTGAAAAAAGCTTCTTTTTTAGCACGTTTAGGTTCTGGAAGTGCTTGTAGAAGTATTGCAGGAGAAATTGTCGTTTGGGGAGAGCAAGTAGAGGTAACAGGTAGTTCTGATTTGTTTGGTATTGAAGCACCTTTTGATGTGCATGCTAATTTTAAA
The window above is part of the Myroides odoratus DSM 2801 genome. Proteins encoded here:
- a CDS encoding BaiN/RdsA family NAD(P)/FAD-dependent oxidoreductase, which encodes MYYDVILVGGGAAGFFTAINLAERQPSLRIAILERGKEVLSKVKISGGGRCNVTHACFIPNELVQFYPRGSKELLGPFHQFCSGDTIEWFERHGVELKIEEDGRMFPTTDSSQTIIDCFTKATAQYKIDVLQGISVQGVYQSEKGWKLDTTKESMTCTQLVFTTGSNPKIWQMMGELGHRLVEPVPSLFTFNIKDKRIQDLMGVSTEASIKVKGTKLEATGPLLITHWGMSGPGILRLSAWGARILAEKNYQFHIVVNWLPTVDREDLLEQLKDFKHEHAKKMVMKRGLFDFPTRLWERLVQAAQIEATQTWADVNNKQMQALMLQLQEGEFQVNGKSTFKEEFVTAGGIDLRDVNFKTMESKINTDLYFAGEILNIDAITGGFNFQNAWTTGFLAAQAIASKF
- a CDS encoding PH domain-containing protein, whose protein sequence is MKVTIDENGVSYKSLFKEKFLPWSEIKDVLIVVRERRSIPDYYKLEEWMQAGRSGKSYFLLFRTSTEFPANPMFMFSAPIDEDYISVQCRKEVIEKINQYYYRS
- a CDS encoding diphosphomevalonate/mevalonate 3,5-bisphosphate decarboxylase family protein — encoded protein: MTSATDFIFDATATKGQLVEQGTFTWSAPSNIALVKYWGKKEHQIPANPSLSFTLSNCKTITTLEFKKKESKGITFDLLFEGQPKEDFKPKIQKFFERILSYCPYIENYHFTIDTTNTFPHSSGIASSASGMAALSMNIMSLEQVLSPAMTQDYFLKKASFLARLGSGSACRSIAGEIVVWGEQVEVTGSSDLFGIEAPFDVHANFKNYQDVILLVDKGEKQVSSTVGHDLMHNHPFAKERFNQAHQNLSQLKNILQTGDLKQFVALVESEALTLHAMMMTSMPYFILMKPNTLQIIEQIWAFRAKTEIPVCFTLDAGANVHVLFPESNKEIVLAFIREELSKFCQNEHFIEDKMGSGALLIK